The proteins below are encoded in one region of Winogradskyella helgolandensis:
- a CDS encoding RluA family pseudouridine synthase, with the protein MSNLEVIVETNDLIIVNKSAGLITEKSLYENNTVEDQVFNHLIKSKRKPYVGVIHRLDRVTSGVLIFAKKKSILVAFNTLFSSRKVQKTYLAVVKNKPLKSKGNLVNFLVKNNLEKRADIVQSKSKNTLDCRLSYKVIDQNDFGYLLEIQPKTGRFHQIRAQLAHIGLPILGDEKYGSDQNYLPLAVCLHAWKITYKDSDSEDMNTFVAPLPNNKFWKFKSI; encoded by the coding sequence ATGTCAAACCTTGAAGTTATAGTTGAAACCAATGATCTTATAATCGTCAATAAATCAGCAGGACTTATTACTGAAAAAAGTCTTTATGAAAATAACACGGTTGAGGATCAGGTATTCAATCATCTCATTAAAAGTAAACGAAAGCCTTATGTTGGTGTTATTCATCGATTAGATCGTGTCACAAGTGGTGTGCTGATTTTTGCCAAGAAAAAAAGCATTCTAGTTGCATTTAACACGTTATTTAGCAGTCGAAAAGTTCAAAAAACGTATTTAGCAGTTGTTAAGAATAAACCTTTAAAAAGCAAAGGTAACTTGGTTAATTTTCTCGTGAAGAATAACTTAGAAAAAAGAGCAGATATTGTTCAATCAAAATCAAAAAACACTTTAGATTGTAGGCTTTCTTACAAGGTAATTGATCAAAACGATTTTGGTTACCTTTTAGAAATACAACCAAAAACGGGTCGATTTCATCAAATAAGAGCGCAATTGGCACATATTGGACTTCCTATTCTAGGAGATGAAAAATATGGATCGGATCAAAATTATTTACCATTAGCTGTTTGTCTTCACGCGTGGAAAATAACCTATAAAGATTCTGATTCTGAAGATATGAATACTTTTGTAGCACCATTACCGAATAATAAATTTTGGAAATTCAAATCCATTTAA
- a CDS encoding YgiQ family radical SAM protein, with protein MEMNKLTDWLPTTNKEVKIRGWKELDVILFSGDAYVDHPSFGPAVIGRILESYGLKVAIVPQPSVNDNLQDFTKLGTPKLFFGVTGGCMDPMVSNYTASKRRRDKDAYTPNGDIGFRPDYATSVYSNILKEKFPDVPVLIGGIEASLRRVTHYDYWSDKLMPSILETSKADMLVYGMGEQPLREIVELLQKGVPFSSLTTIKQTAVLVDKNEAIPKNKNWDDVEIHSHTVCLNDKKKFASNFKVIEQESNKLKAKRIFQSINDRTLIINPPFPTMLEEEIDASFDLPYTRLPHPKYNKRGPIPAFEMIKFSINIHRGCFGGCSFCTISAHQGKFIASRSQESVLREVDKVANMPDFKGYLSDIGGPSANMYKMKGKVQSICDKCVAPSCISPVICSNLDTSHKPLTELYQAVDKHPKIKKSFIGSGIRHDMLVPEFNKNADPKELDDYTEEVMTKHISGRLKVAPEHTSDPVLKLMRKPSFKYFHKFKERFDKINVAKNLKLQLIPYFISNHPACEVEDMANLAAETKDMGFQLEQVQGFTPTPMTVATVIYYSGYHPYTLKPTKTPKSRKEKEEQHRFFFWYKKENKDWIRKTLNKVGRDDLLTVLLPETKEKGWKSVNLKAVKNTFDDAIPSTDSNFSKGSRRKKKRKSRPKRR; from the coding sequence ATGGAAATGAATAAACTTACAGATTGGTTACCCACAACAAACAAAGAAGTAAAAATTAGAGGTTGGAAAGAACTCGATGTTATACTTTTTAGTGGAGATGCTTATGTGGATCACCCATCATTTGGACCTGCCGTAATTGGTCGTATTTTAGAAAGTTATGGACTTAAAGTGGCTATAGTGCCACAGCCGAGCGTAAACGATAATCTACAAGATTTTACCAAGCTAGGAACCCCAAAATTGTTTTTTGGAGTTACAGGTGGTTGTATGGATCCAATGGTGAGTAATTATACAGCTAGTAAAAGACGTCGCGATAAAGATGCCTATACTCCAAATGGTGATATAGGATTTAGACCCGATTATGCGACATCTGTATATTCAAATATTCTAAAAGAAAAATTCCCAGATGTTCCAGTGTTAATTGGAGGTATTGAAGCGTCTTTACGTCGTGTAACGCATTACGATTATTGGAGTGATAAACTTATGCCATCTATTTTAGAAACTTCTAAAGCAGATATGTTGGTGTATGGAATGGGTGAACAACCTTTGCGAGAAATTGTAGAGTTATTACAAAAAGGCGTGCCTTTTTCTAGCTTAACGACTATTAAACAAACTGCTGTTTTAGTCGATAAAAATGAAGCTATTCCTAAGAATAAAAACTGGGATGATGTGGAAATTCACTCACATACTGTTTGTTTAAATGACAAGAAAAAATTTGCTTCTAACTTCAAGGTTATAGAACAAGAATCGAATAAGTTGAAAGCAAAACGAATTTTTCAAAGTATAAATGATAGAACATTAATCATTAATCCACCATTTCCAACGATGTTGGAAGAAGAGATTGATGCCTCTTTTGATTTGCCTTACACAAGATTACCGCATCCGAAATATAATAAGCGTGGACCAATTCCTGCGTTTGAAATGATTAAGTTTTCAATTAACATACATCGCGGATGTTTTGGAGGTTGTAGTTTTTGTACTATTTCTGCACATCAAGGAAAATTTATTGCAAGTCGTAGTCAAGAATCAGTATTAAGAGAAGTTGATAAAGTGGCTAATATGCCAGATTTTAAAGGCTATTTATCAGATATTGGTGGGCCTTCTGCCAATATGTATAAGATGAAAGGAAAAGTGCAATCCATTTGCGATAAGTGTGTGGCACCTTCTTGTATTTCACCTGTGATTTGTAGTAATTTAGATACATCTCATAAGCCATTAACTGAATTGTATCAGGCAGTTGACAAGCATCCTAAAATTAAAAAATCATTTATTGGTAGTGGTATTCGCCATGATATGTTGGTGCCAGAATTTAATAAGAATGCTGATCCTAAAGAATTAGACGACTATACGGAAGAAGTAATGACTAAGCATATTTCTGGTCGTTTAAAAGTCGCGCCAGAACATACTTCAGATCCTGTTTTAAAGTTGATGCGTAAACCATCGTTTAAATATTTTCATAAGTTTAAAGAACGTTTCGACAAGATTAATGTGGCGAAAAACTTAAAGCTGCAGTTGATTCCTTATTTTATTTCAAATCATCCAGCGTGTGAAGTGGAAGATATGGCAAATTTAGCTGCAGAAACTAAAGATATGGGTTTTCAATTAGAGCAAGTACAAGGGTTTACACCAACGCCAATGACGGTTGCAACAGTTATTTACTATAGTGGCTATCATCCTTATACGTTAAAACCAACAAAAACACCAAAATCTCGAAAGGAAAAAGAGGAACAACATCGCTTCTTCTTTTGGTATAAAAAAGAAAACAAAGATTGGATTAGAAAGACCTTAAATAAAGTAGGTAGAGACGATTTATTAACTGTGTTGTTGCCAGAAACTAAAGAAAAAGGCTGGAAAAGCGTTAATTTGAAAGCTGTAAAAAACACCTTTGATGATGCTATTCCATCTACGGATTCAAATTTTTCAAAAGGTTCTCGTCGAAAAAAGAAACGCAAATCAAGACCAAAAAGACGTTAA
- a CDS encoding glycosyltransferase family 4 protein translates to MKIIFFARYLPAEGSTTHIYALAENFIKRGNEVYILSRGPGQDYNALKLFEKAKVNGVQFVKVPFPLYNKINYFTRFQQLLSYITATPFGLFQLYKIKPDIVHAHYPVTTYLGAIYRLMSGKKFIVTHHNMNIPKHFLNKKGDYAIAISRELESSLVSDYNYDKTAVKLIFNGVKNHKQPLDRNAIQKLKERYKIPANHIIFGFVGTIGKRKGIDILIHAIERCKHLKMHLIILGDGNIEWLNSLINACEVRHLITSIPFSDPSDIYNIIDVLILPSRVEGFPLVPLEAMMMKKPVIRSNIQGALDQIIEGETGFLFESENFLQLADIIEDITLNPDVLHGMGEKAYDHSVNNFSEHLMIDKLLEVYKLTALK, encoded by the coding sequence ATGAAAATTATTTTCTTTGCAAGATATTTACCGGCTGAAGGTTCTACCACCCATATATATGCATTAGCTGAGAACTTTATCAAACGAGGAAATGAAGTTTACATATTATCTAGAGGTCCTGGTCAGGATTACAATGCTCTAAAGTTATTTGAGAAAGCTAAAGTAAACGGAGTTCAATTTGTCAAAGTCCCTTTTCCTCTTTACAATAAAATTAATTATTTCACGAGATTCCAACAATTACTATCATATATCACTGCGACACCATTTGGCTTATTTCAATTATATAAAATAAAGCCTGATATTGTACATGCGCATTATCCTGTGACGACATATTTAGGTGCTATATACAGATTAATGTCTGGTAAAAAGTTTATTGTAACGCATCATAACATGAATATTCCTAAACATTTTTTAAATAAAAAAGGGGATTATGCTATAGCGATTAGTAGAGAATTAGAATCAAGTTTAGTTTCGGATTATAACTATGATAAAACTGCTGTGAAACTTATATTCAATGGTGTTAAAAATCATAAACAACCGCTTGATAGAAATGCAATTCAAAAGTTAAAAGAGCGTTACAAAATACCTGCAAATCATATTATATTTGGTTTCGTCGGAACAATCGGTAAGCGTAAAGGCATAGATATTTTAATTCATGCAATTGAACGCTGTAAACACTTAAAAATGCATCTTATTATTCTTGGAGATGGTAATATTGAATGGTTAAACAGTTTAATCAATGCGTGTGAAGTAAGACATCTAATTACGTCAATTCCTTTTAGTGATCCTTCCGATATCTATAATATTATAGATGTATTAATTCTTCCATCGAGAGTTGAAGGTTTTCCTTTAGTACCATTGGAAGCAATGATGATGAAAAAACCAGTAATTCGTTCGAATATACAAGGAGCTCTAGATCAAATTATTGAAGGAGAAACAGGCTTCCTTTTTGAGTCTGAAAATTTTCTTCAATTAGCGGATATAATTGAAGACATCACTTTAAATCCCGACGTTTTACATGGCATGGGTGAAAAAGCATATGACCATTCGGTTAATAATTTTTCAGAACATTTAATGATTGATAAATTGCTTGAAGTTTATAAGCTAACAGCTTTAAAATAA
- a CDS encoding metal-dependent hydrolase, which produces MKITFYGHASLGIQIKDIYILVDPFITGNDKASDIDIETLKADYILVTHAHQDHILDVEAIAKRTGAVIVSNFEIVTYFQNKDLEGHPMNHGGSWDFEFGNLKYVNAIHTSSFPDGSYGGQPGGFIIEGEHKTIYIAGDTALTMDMKLIPMQVNLDLAILPIGDNFTMGIDDAILASDFIECDKVLGYHFDTFGYIEINHEEAKRKFFDKGKDLMLLDIGERIEL; this is translated from the coding sequence ATGAAAATTACATTCTACGGTCATGCCTCTTTAGGTATTCAAATTAAAGACATTTACATTTTAGTCGATCCTTTTATAACAGGAAATGACAAAGCCTCGGACATAGATATAGAGACATTAAAAGCGGATTATATTTTAGTCACACATGCCCATCAAGATCATATTTTAGATGTTGAAGCCATTGCGAAGCGCACAGGTGCAGTAATTGTGTCTAATTTTGAAATCGTTACATATTTTCAAAACAAAGATTTAGAAGGTCATCCTATGAATCATGGAGGCTCTTGGGATTTTGAGTTTGGGAATCTTAAATATGTTAATGCCATTCATACATCTTCTTTTCCAGATGGATCTTATGGAGGGCAACCTGGCGGATTTATTATTGAAGGAGAACATAAAACCATATACATAGCAGGTGATACAGCCTTAACTATGGACATGAAGTTAATTCCGATGCAAGTTAATCTCGATTTAGCAATTTTACCTATTGGTGATAATTTTACAATGGGTATTGATGATGCTATTCTGGCCAGTGATTTTATAGAATGTGATAAAGTTCTAGGATATCATTTTGATACTTTCGGTTATATTGAAATTAATCATGAAGAAGCCAAACGAAAATTCTTCGATAAGGGTAAGGATTTAATGTTATTAGATATTGGTGAACGAATAGAACTGTAA